One Candidatus Aminicenantes bacterium genomic window carries:
- a CDS encoding DUF3795 domain-containing protein, translating to MRIGVCGIACEKCPRRTAGQCPNGPDGCRPKANPFCAVATCALSKGQVLCFECPEFPCEVTAKGPISAGYCGYIAMKG from the coding sequence GTGCGCATCGGAGTCTGCGGCATCGCCTGCGAGAAATGTCCCCGCCGGACGGCCGGCCAGTGCCCGAATGGGCCCGACGGTTGCCGGCCCAAGGCCAACCCCTTTTGCGCCGTCGCCACATGCGCCCTGTCCAAGGGACAGGTCCTCTGCTTCGAGTGCCCGGAGTTCCCCTGCGAGGTCACAGCCAAGGGCCCGATCAGCGCCGGGTACTGCGGCTACATCGCCATGAAGGGCTGA
- a CDS encoding OmpA family protein, whose product MKNSFIVILSLLIIGLASAGFSQQKDENNCKDHPMFNRMPGSWIHSCSEKEFDSFAFPVGKGKTETIEGHLWKINYYPQASAAAKPSELQIMRNFEDAIKNLGGTVVWSEKPRSTMKLVKDGKEVWVLLAAEFTGKYFLTIVQKEAMVQDITAKAELLARGLQTDGHMAIQGIYFDTGKSDLKPESAAAVGEIAKLLKADPPLKVFVVGHTDTVGSMESNLALSQSRAQSVLQALIRDHGIDAARLKAHGCGPFAPVATNGTEEGRAKNRRVELVKQ is encoded by the coding sequence ATGAAAAACTCATTCATCGTCATCCTCAGCCTGCTGATCATCGGGCTTGCGTCCGCCGGATTCTCCCAGCAAAAGGACGAAAATAATTGCAAGGACCATCCGATGTTCAACCGGATGCCGGGGTCCTGGATTCACAGCTGCTCGGAGAAGGAGTTCGACTCGTTCGCCTTCCCCGTCGGGAAAGGCAAGACCGAAACGATCGAAGGGCATCTCTGGAAGATCAATTACTACCCGCAAGCCTCCGCCGCCGCAAAGCCCAGCGAGCTTCAGATCATGCGCAACTTCGAAGACGCCATAAAGAATCTGGGCGGAACCGTCGTCTGGAGTGAAAAGCCCCGCTCGACCATGAAGCTGGTCAAGGACGGCAAGGAGGTCTGGGTCCTGTTGGCCGCCGAGTTCACCGGCAAGTATTTCCTGACCATCGTCCAGAAGGAGGCCATGGTCCAGGACATCACGGCCAAGGCCGAGCTCCTGGCCCGGGGGCTTCAGACGGACGGGCATATGGCCATCCAGGGCATTTATTTTGACACCGGGAAGTCCGACCTCAAGCCCGAGTCGGCCGCGGCGGTCGGCGAGATCGCCAAGCTTCTCAAGGCCGATCCGCCGCTAAAGGTCTTCGTCGTCGGACACACCGACACAGTCGGCTCCATGGAATCGAACCTCGCCTTATCCCAGAGCCGGGCTCAGTCTGTTCTCCAGGCGCTCATCCGCGACCACGGCATCGACGCCGCCCGGCTGAAAGCGCACGGCTGCGGACCCTTCGCGCCGGTCGCCACGAACGGGACCGAGGAAGGGCGGGCTAAGAACCGGCGGGTCGAGTTGGTCAAACAATAA